Proteins from one Gossypium raimondii isolate GPD5lz chromosome 8, ASM2569854v1, whole genome shotgun sequence genomic window:
- the LOC105790090 gene encoding uncharacterized protein LOC105790090, which produces MDAEDCEQFTDVYWIKFRLISNARFAKRKLDEFVFLGNHLLVSYAPQFESLDDTKDKLEGRRKEILARLNSQRSKGHPVHRVLSSNEAPSLPASSHHIPNQINNRLRDVGDAEFRSHSNNARITRVSSDKDYFPSRSMNQTVKTVRDKLNKIQSSTEHLQAGPTPKKTRVDNRRRI; this is translated from the exons ATGGATGCAGAAGATTGTGAGCAATTTACTGATGTTTATTGGATCAAATTTCGACTCATTAGCAATGCCAG GTTTGCGAAGAGAAAATTGGACGAGTTTGTGTTCTTGGGGAATCATTTGCTGGTCTCATATGCTCCTCAATTTGAAAGCCTTGATGACACCAAAGATAAGTTAGAAGGCAGAAGGAAAGAAATCCTTGCAAGACTGAATT CTCAAAGATCTAAAGGGCATCCAGTTCATCGCGTGCTCTCTTCCAATGAGGCTCCATCACTTCCTGCTTCATCTCATCATATTCCTAACCAGATTAATAATCGACTGAG GGATGTTGGGGATGCAGAGTTCAGGTCTCACAGTAATAATGCTCGAATAACAAGAGTGTCATCTGACAAG GACTACTTCCCTTCCCGGTCGATGAATCAGACGGTTAAAACGGTTAGGGACAAACTCAATAAG ATTCAATCAAGCACTGAACATTTGCAAGCCGGACCTACACCCAAGAAAACACGAGTGGACAATAGAAGAAGAATCTGA